In Brachybacterium saurashtrense, the genomic stretch CGCCACCACCGCGATGGTGCGGCCGTTCTTGCGCACCGGGACCAGGAAGCCGCTGGCCGTGCGTCCCTCGCGCTCGATGACGGTGGGCTCGCGGCGCGGCTCCCCGCCGGCGAGCAGTCGCGCGATCTCGGTCCCCTCCGGGCCGTCGTCGCTGGGGCTCCCCACCGGGTCCTCGTAGTAGACGGTGGAGCCGGTGGCGGGGCGGCAGTGCGCCACCGCGAGGGCACCGGACTCCCCCTCGATCCAGAGGACGAGATCGGCCCGGAGCAGGTCGGAGAGGAGGTTCCAGTCACCGACCAGGTGCTGCAGCCAGTCCCCCTCCTTCTCGGAGAGACCACGGGTGTCGGCGAGGAACTTGGACAGACTCGGCATGGCCCCAGGATAGGGGTCCGGGGCCGTCGCCCCGGCATCGGGTCACGGCCGCGGCCCGGGGCGTCCCTGCTCTAGGCTGAGCCGGAATCGTCCCGAGGAAGGACCCGCATGAAGCTCCGTGAGACCCTCAGCCTCCCGCTTGCCGCCGCCGCGGCCTCCGCGATGTACGCGGATCCGGCCTACACCGACATCCGGCGCACCACCCTGGGAGCGACGGAGGCCTCCTCCACCGTCGACGGGGACGCTGGCGGCGCCCACACCGTCCGCACCGAGCTGTCGATGCCCACGGATCGGGTGCCGGACATGGTGCGTCCCTTCGTGGGCTCGTCGGTGACGATCCGCGAGACCCAGGAGTGGTCCGCCCCGGAGGCCGACGGCGGCCGACGCGGCACGATGCGCCTGGAGGTGGTGGGCACCCCCGCCGGTCTCAGCGGCTCCCTCCGCCTCGTCCCCGGTGGGGACACGGAATGCCGCATGGAGATCGACGGCGATCTGGTCGCGAAGGTGCCCCTGCTGGGGCCGCGTCTGGAGAAGGCGGCCCTGCCGTACGTATCCACGGTGCTGCGGGCCGAGGAGCGCTCCGCGAGGAGCTACGCGGAGTCCCGCACGTCCTGAGCGACGCGGCGACCGGGGTGCGCGCGCCCGCCCCGGTGGTCAGCCCTGCGGCGCGGCCTCGAGGAAGGCGAGCGCCTCCGGGCCCTCGGAGGGGTCGAACCACAGCAGCGCGGGGTCGGTGTCGTCCGCCTCCGCGGCGGCGGCGCCCAGCTCGGAGACGTGGCTGCTGGCGAGCCGTCCGGTGCAGTCCTGGTCGATGGCGACGCCGAAGGCGCCGCCGTCCTCGGTCGCGGGGCGGAGCGCCTGCTCGGGGACGTCCGCCGCGAGCACCAGGACGCGCTGCGACGGGCCGGCGCCGGAGAAGGCGACGTGCACGGCGTCCTGGAGCGCCTCGTACTCGAGATCCTCCTCGTCCTGCCCGGGGCGGTCCCTCCGTGCCTCCGCGCTCGCGGCCCACGCCCGGCGGCCGGCGGCGAGACCGACGACGACGCCCCGCGACTCCAGCACCGGACGGTCCTCAACGATCAGCGGCAGGTAGATCCTCATGGCTCCATCCTCTCACCGCGTCGCGTCCACGGGCTCCTCGACGCTCGCCGCGCGCTCGCCGCCGAGCGTGCCGCGCACCGCCTCCGAGGCGGCGAGGTCGCGCAGGCCCCGTCGCAGCGCGGAGCGGGGCGCCGCCTCGGCCAGCAGCGCACCGTCCCACGCGGCGGTGCGGCAGGCGACCGGGTCGTCGGGCAGAAGGGTCAGGGAGGCCACCGGCAGGCGGGAGGCGATCAGTTCGCGCAGCCGCTCCCCGGGCACCGGGGAGCCCACACGGTTGACCACCACGTGCAGCTCCTCGACGCCCAGCTCCGCGAGCCGGGACTGCTCCCGCAGCAGGCGGGTGGTGCTCACCGGATCCGCGCTCACCACAGCGAGCACCGCATCGGCCGCGTCGAGCGTGCTGAGCGTCGCGGCGTTCCGCTGCGGGGCGGCGGTGTCGTAGCTGAGCTCCTCGTCCTCCTCGAGCACGGGGGCGACGTCCGCGATCACCAGCTCCCCGCGGCGCGCGAGCGCGCCCCACACCCCGTCCAGCGCAGTGCGTCGCAGCTCCGCCCAGCGCCCGGGCACACCGATGCCGCTGAGCAGGCGGAGGCCGGGCTGGACCTGCGGCAGGAGGGACTCCAGCGTCTCCGCGTCCAGCGCGTCACGATCATGCGAGCGTGCGGCCGCGACCAGTCCGGGCGCCTCGTCGAGCACGCCGAGCACCTGGCTGAGGGCGGGACCGTAGGTGTCCGCGTCCACGAGCACGGTCTCCTGGCCGGCCGCGGCGGCCTCGGCGGCGAGGTTCACGGCGATGGTGGACCGTCCGGGGGCGCCGACGGGGCCCCAGACGGCCAGCAGCCGTCCCCTCGGGCTGGTCTCCTCGACCGCGGCCTCCTGCACCCATGCCTCGGACTCCTCCGTCTCCCCGTGCACCGCGGCCTCGACCGCGGCGAGGATCTCCTCCACCGGGGCGTGGGCGGGGACCATGTGACGCAGGCCCAGCGAGGTGGTCTCCGGGGAGTCCTCGGGGCGCAGCCCCACCACGGCCGCCTCGCGCAGCAGGGAGGCGAGCGCGTCGCGGCCGAGCCCGCGCACGGTGAGATCGATGAGCACCGCGTCCCCGATGCCGGCGGCCGCGACCGCGAGCGTCTCGGCGAGGTCCGCGCAGCGGCGCACCACGCGGGCGGGGCGGCTCCTGTCGGTGGCGAGGTCGTGGACGATGCGCACCTCATCGCTGCCCGAGGCGCACAGCACGATGTCGATCACGGCGCGAGCTCCTGCGCGCCGGGCACGCCGATGACGTCGAGACGTTCGTCCTCGGAGAGCACCACGAGCACCTCGTCGAGGCTCTCCGCGGGCACCAGCACCTCCACCGACATCGACCGCATGCCCAGCGAGCTGCCCTCGTCGATCCTGCGCACCACCGCCTCGGGGACGAGCATCGCCGCCTGCGCCTCGGTGCCGTCGTCGGCGGCCGGGGAGGTGTGCCAGAGCTCCACGGTGGCGCCGGGGGCCACGGATTCGGCCACCGAGGCCTCCACGGGGATCACCACCGGACGCAGGGTGACCTCCGCCGGCTGTCCCACCGCGGAGACGGGCACCAGCTCGCCCGCCGGGATCGCCCGGGTCGCCACCGCCCCCTCCGGCACGGCATCGAGGGTGCCCACGTACTCCCCCGTCTGCTCGCCGAGCCGCAGGTCCACGACGACCAGGTCCGCAGCGTCGAGCGGGTCCCCGGGCACCACCGCTGATCTCGCGACCAGCACCGAGGTGGTCTCGGACAGCCGCGACACGAGCACGGCTCCCATCAGCACGCTCGCCACGACCAGCACGATCCCCACGATCAGTCGCGGGTCCCTCCATCGTGGCCGGCGCAGTCTCATCATGGCTGCGGTGGCCCCCACTGCCGTCTCCTCCCCCGTCGGCTCGGCCTGGTGCGGCCCGGATCTCTCCGGGAGGTTACGCCAGGGACGCCGCGGAGGGGCGAGCTCCGCACACATTGTGGATGAACACCGTCGTCGGCGCCGGGCGGCGCGGCCGTCCACAGGCCACTCCCGGACATCGGACCGGGGATGAGAGACTGTCCTCGCCCCTCGCCGGGGCGATCGACAGGAAGGACCCTCGATGTCGGCACGTTTCGTCC encodes the following:
- a CDS encoding DUF2505 domain-containing protein, whose protein sequence is MKLRETLSLPLAAAAASAMYADPAYTDIRRTTLGATEASSTVDGDAGGAHTVRTELSMPTDRVPDMVRPFVGSSVTIRETQEWSAPEADGGRRGTMRLEVVGTPAGLSGSLRLVPGGDTECRMEIDGDLVAKVPLLGPRLEKAALPYVSTVLRAEERSARSYAESRTS
- a CDS encoding DUF6912 family protein, yielding MRIYLPLIVEDRPVLESRGVVVGLAAGRRAWAASAEARRDRPGQDEEDLEYEALQDAVHVAFSGAGPSQRVLVLAADVPEQALRPATEDGGAFGVAIDQDCTGRLASSHVSELGAAAAEADDTDPALLWFDPSEGPEALAFLEAAPQG
- a CDS encoding AAA family ATPase is translated as MIDIVLCASGSDEVRIVHDLATDRSRPARVVRRCADLAETLAVAAAGIGDAVLIDLTVRGLGRDALASLLREAAVVGLRPEDSPETTSLGLRHMVPAHAPVEEILAAVEAAVHGETEESEAWVQEAAVEETSPRGRLLAVWGPVGAPGRSTIAVNLAAEAAAAGQETVLVDADTYGPALSQVLGVLDEAPGLVAAARSHDRDALDAETLESLLPQVQPGLRLLSGIGVPGRWAELRRTALDGVWGALARRGELVIADVAPVLEEDEELSYDTAAPQRNAATLSTLDAADAVLAVVSADPVSTTRLLREQSRLAELGVEELHVVVNRVGSPVPGERLRELIASRLPVASLTLLPDDPVACRTAAWDGALLAEAAPRSALRRGLRDLAASEAVRGTLGGERAASVEEPVDATR
- a CDS encoding SAF domain-containing protein, with amino-acid sequence MGATAAMMRLRRPRWRDPRLIVGIVLVVASVLMGAVLVSRLSETTSVLVARSAVVPGDPLDAADLVVVDLRLGEQTGEYVGTLDAVPEGAVATRAIPAGELVPVSAVGQPAEVTLRPVVIPVEASVAESVAPGATVELWHTSPAADDGTEAQAAMLVPEAVVRRIDEGSSLGMRSMSVEVLVPAESLDEVLVVLSEDERLDVIGVPGAQELAP